One genomic region from Neoarius graeffei isolate fNeoGra1 chromosome 4, fNeoGra1.pri, whole genome shotgun sequence encodes:
- the LOC132885543 gene encoding gastrula zinc finger protein XlCGF7.1-like: MIKRENLRPPDNSISHRSSSITRGPVQKETHQCSQCGKSFTQKCYLRQHQRSHTGEKPYRCSLCGNSFAFVCNLQRHQRIHTGEKPHQCSHCKKSFTESGSLHKHQRTHTGAKPHQCLECGKSFTQRSNYQQHLRIHTGDKPHHCTECRKSFRQKTSLQVHQRIHTGEKPYYCTECGKHFTRQSDLLRHQRVHTGEKPYQCSQCEKSFSDHGNLRQHQRIHTGEKPYRCLECGMSFSKNRNFQRHKHMNTAEKEDMLLVL, translated from the coding sequence ATGATTAAACGTGAGAATCTGCGACCTCCAGACAACTCCATTAGTCACCGAAGTTCATCTATCACTCGTGGACCAGTGCAGAAAGAAACTCACCAGTGCtctcagtgtgggaagagtttcacTCAAAAGTGTTATCTCCGACAACACCAGCGaagtcacacaggagagaagccgtatcgatGCTCACTGTGTGGTAATAGTTTTGCTTTCGTCTGTAATCTCCAGcggcaccagcgcattcacacaggagagaagccacacCAGTGTTCTCACTGTAAAAAGAGTTTTACTGAGAGTGGCAGTCTCCACAAACACCAGCGAACTCATACAGGAGCAAAGCCCCATCAGTGTTtggagtgtgggaagagttttacacaAAGGAGTAATTACCAACAACAcctgcgcattcacacaggagataaACCACATCACTGTACAGAGTGCAGAAAGAGTTTTAGACAAAAGACTTCTCTCCaggtacaccagcgcattcacactggaGAAAAGCCCTATTACTGTACTGAGTGTGGAAAACATTTTACTCGGCAGAGTGATCTCCTGAGACACCAGCGTGTTCACACTGGGGAGAAGCCGTATCAGTGCTCACAGTGTGAGAAGAGTTTTAGTGACCATGGTAATCTccgacaacaccagcgcattcacactggGGAGAAGCCGTATCGGTGTTTGGAGTGTGGGATGAGCTTTAGTAAAAATAGAAATTTTCAGCGACACAAGCACATGAACACAGCTGAGAAGGAGGACATGCTACTAGTCCTCTGA